A single Musa acuminata AAA Group cultivar baxijiao chromosome BXJ2-1, Cavendish_Baxijiao_AAA, whole genome shotgun sequence DNA region contains:
- the LOC135584268 gene encoding uncharacterized protein LOC135584268 isoform X2 — protein sequence MASLDDSGNKADTSDVIEGNKVPGLQEQHEDSERKARVEEVWKQMNSGLPVKVPKPFVNKSSSTELTTTKKTIPDWMFTLGLAPVKMAATKDPLGKRPAIIQNGTSEQAKKLATAAISAVKDVASAATAERGKVEITEVHDFAGEEIEVKKLVEADSKEAAEKARVAGAPSSALDTILEQIKKKPKLSVLDKTKKDWGEFKEENQGMEEELDAYKKSSNQYLDKVSFLQRTDHREFERERDARLAMQAKRRPAMKEDDL from the exons ATGGCGTCCCTCGATGATTCCG GGAACAAAGCTGATACTTCAGATGTTATTGAAGGTAATAAGGTTCCTGGTTTGCAGGAACAACACGAAGATAGTG AAAGGAAAGCTCGGGTTGAGGAAGTTTGGAAGCAAATGAACAGTGGATTGCCAGTTAAGGTGCCCAAACCTTTTGTGAACAAATCTAGTTCAACTGAACTTACAACGACAAAGAAAACAATCCCT GATTGGATGTTCACTCTTGGCCTTGCACCAGTAAAAATGGCAGCTACTAAGGATCCACTGGGAAAGAGGCCAGCCATCATACAAAATGGAACAAGTGAGCAAGCCAAGAAACTTGCTACAGCCGCCATTTCAGCTGTTAAAGATGTTGCATCTGCTGCCACTGCTGAAAGGGGAAAAGTTGAA ATAACTGAGGTCCACGATTTTGCGGGTGAAGAAATTGAAGTTAAGAAACTTGTTGAGGCTGACTCGAAGGAGGCAGCCGAGAAGGCTAGAGTTGCAGGTGCTCCCTCCTCTGCCCTGGACACTATTCTAGAGCAGATAAAGAAAAAACCAAAGCTAAGTGTCCTCGACAAGACCAAAAAAGACTGGGGCGAGTTTAAGGAGGAGAACCAGGGCATGGAAGAGGAGCTGGATGCTTACAAGAAGAGCTCAAATCAGTATTTGGACAAAGTTTCCTTCTTGCAGCGGACAGATCATCGAGAATTTGAACGAGAGAGGGATGCTCGTCTAGCGATGCAGGCAAAGAGGAGGCCAGCTATGAAAGAGGATGACTTGTAG
- the LOC135584268 gene encoding uncharacterized protein LOC135584268 isoform X1, whose amino-acid sequence MSFCNGTFHKYTLSGSCAFLRTCSILDNVFIDLSLNFKRKARVEEVWKQMNSGLPVKVPKPFVNKSSSTELTTTKKTIPDWMFTLGLAPVKMAATKDPLGKRPAIIQNGTSEQAKKLATAAISAVKDVASAATAERGKVEITEVHDFAGEEIEVKKLVEADSKEAAEKARVAGAPSSALDTILEQIKKKPKLSVLDKTKKDWGEFKEENQGMEEELDAYKKSSNQYLDKVSFLQRTDHREFERERDARLAMQAKRRPAMKEDDL is encoded by the exons ATGAGTTTTTGTAATGGAACCTTCCATAAGTACACTTTGTCTGGGTCCTGTGCATTTCTGAGAACTTGCAGTATACTGGACAACGTATTCATCGACCTCTCTTTAAATTTTA AAAGGAAAGCTCGGGTTGAGGAAGTTTGGAAGCAAATGAACAGTGGATTGCCAGTTAAGGTGCCCAAACCTTTTGTGAACAAATCTAGTTCAACTGAACTTACAACGACAAAGAAAACAATCCCT GATTGGATGTTCACTCTTGGCCTTGCACCAGTAAAAATGGCAGCTACTAAGGATCCACTGGGAAAGAGGCCAGCCATCATACAAAATGGAACAAGTGAGCAAGCCAAGAAACTTGCTACAGCCGCCATTTCAGCTGTTAAAGATGTTGCATCTGCTGCCACTGCTGAAAGGGGAAAAGTTGAA ATAACTGAGGTCCACGATTTTGCGGGTGAAGAAATTGAAGTTAAGAAACTTGTTGAGGCTGACTCGAAGGAGGCAGCCGAGAAGGCTAGAGTTGCAGGTGCTCCCTCCTCTGCCCTGGACACTATTCTAGAGCAGATAAAGAAAAAACCAAAGCTAAGTGTCCTCGACAAGACCAAAAAAGACTGGGGCGAGTTTAAGGAGGAGAACCAGGGCATGGAAGAGGAGCTGGATGCTTACAAGAAGAGCTCAAATCAGTATTTGGACAAAGTTTCCTTCTTGCAGCGGACAGATCATCGAGAATTTGAACGAGAGAGGGATGCTCGTCTAGCGATGCAGGCAAAGAGGAGGCCAGCTATGAAAGAGGATGACTTGTAG
- the LOC103994427 gene encoding protein NPG1, giving the protein MGIGEFEAEGDGGEEDEMSVKEREVSVNGLSMKTSEVEAKLDDGNIQEAESSLREGLSLNYEEARALLGRLEYQRGNIEAALRVFDGIDLQAAIQRLQPSPEKPPSRRSRSHSVSIHSVSQHAASLVLEAIYLKSMSLQKLGKATEAAQECRSVLDAVEKIFQHGIPDVLVEQKLQETVSKAVELLPELWKQAGRYQEALASYRRALLSQWNLDDECCARIQKRFAVFLLYGGVEASPPSLASQIDGSFVPKNNLEEAILLLIILLRKWYLGKTQWDPSVIEHLSFALSMCGQTSVLARHFEELIPGTYARCDRWYSLALCYSAADQNHSALNLLKKLLKKDESPDYIMALLLAAKICSDDCLFSAEGVEYARRAIANAQVAYEHLKCVGLRFLGNCLGKLAKIASSDHERSSLQSEALRSLDEVVSLERHNPEILFDLALEYAEQRNTNAALRYAKEFIDATGGSISKGWKLLALVLSAQQRYSDAEIVIDAALDETVKWEQGPLLRIKAKLKVAQSLHMDAVEAYRLLLALVQAQRKSFGSFKNIIEVEDENVSEFEVWRGLANLYSGLSHWRDAEICLEKSRTLKPYSASTLHIEGRMLEAHGQMQQALATYGNALSVELDHVPSKVSIGALLSKRGSKSLPVARSFLSDALRLEPMNRLAWYYLGVIHRDEGRMVDAADCFQAASLLDESDPIESFSSLL; this is encoded by the exons ATGGGGATCGGGGAGTTCGAAGCGGAAGGGGATGGCGGGGAGGAGGACGAGATGTCGGTGAAGGAGCGGGAGGTCTCGGTGAACGGCCTCTCCATGAAGACCTCCGAGGTAGAGGCCAAGCTCGACGACGGCAACATCCAGGAGGCCGAGTCGTCCCTCCGGGAAGGACTCTCACTTAATTACGAG GAAGCAAGAGCACTACTAGGAAGGCTTGAATATCAAAGAGGCAACATAGAAGCTGCTCTCCGTGTATTTGATGGAATAGATCTTCAAGCTGCCATTCAGCGTTTGCAACCTTCTCCTGAGAAGCCTCCTTCGAGGCGTAGCCGCTCACATAGTGTGTCCATACATTCGGTGTCCCAGCATGCTGCTAGCCTTGTTCTTGAAGCCATCTACTTAAAGTCCATGTCTCTACAGAAGCTAGGCAAAGCTACTG AAGCTGCTCAAGAGTGTAGAAGTGTCCTTGATGCTGTGGAAAAGATATTCCAACATGGCATACCTGATGTTTTGGTTGAGCAAAAGTTGCAGGAAACTGTCAGTAAGGCTGTGGAGCTCCTTCCAGAGCTCTGGAAGCAAGCTGGTCGTTATCAGGAGGCTCTGGCTTCTTACCGGCGTGCTCTTCTAAGTCAGTGGAATCTTGATGATGAATGCTGTGCAAGGATTCAGAAAAGATTTGCTGTATTTTTGTTATATGGCGGGGTAGAGGCTAGTCCACCCAGTTTGGCATCCCAAATTGATGGTTCGTTTGTTCCAAAAAACAATTTGGAAGAGGCTATTTTACTTCTAATTATATTATTAAGGAAGTGGTACCTTGGCAAAACCCAGTGGGATCCATCAGTAATCGAGCATCTTTCGTTTGCTCTCTCCATGTGTGGTCAAACATCTGTACTTGCTAGGCATTTTGAAGAGCTCATTCCTGGAACATATGCACGGTGTGATAGATGGTACAGTTTGGCCCTATGCTATAGTGCAGCAGATCAGAATCATTCCGCATTGAACTTATTAAAAAAGTTATTAAAAAAAGATGAAAGTCCTGATTATATCATGGCATTGTTATTGGCTGCTAAGATCTGTAGTGATGACTGCCTTTTTTCAGCTGAAGGAGTAGAATATGCTCGGAGAGCTATAGCAAATGCTCAAGTTGCATATGAGCATTTAAAGTGTGTGGGTCTTCGTTTTCTAGGTAATTGTCTGGGAAAACTGGCTAAAATTGCCTCCTCAGATCATGAAAGATCTAGCTTGCAAAGTGAAGCTCTGAGATCACTTGATGAGGTGGTATCTCTCGAGCGCCACAACCCAGAAATACTTTTTGATCTAGCTCTTGAATACGCTGAACAGCGCAACACAAATGCTGCACTCCGATATGCAAAAGAATTTATTGATGCAACAGGTGGATCAATATCCAAAGGATGGAAGTTGCTTGCTTTAGTTTTATCTGCTCAGCAGCGTTACTCAGACGCTGAAATTGTCATTGATGCAGCACTGGATGAGACTGTTAAATGGGAACAAGGGCCTCTACTTAGAATCAAGGCAAAACTAAAAGTGGCTCAGTCCCTACACATGGATGCAGTTGAAGCATATCGCCTTCTGCTTGCTCTTGTTCAGGCCCAAAGAAAGTCCTTTGGATCTTTCAAGAATATTATAGAG GTTGAGGATGAAAATGTCAGTGAGTTTGAAGTTTGGCGAGGTCTTGCCAATCTGTACTCTGGCCTTTCACACTGGAGAGATGCTGAGATATGCTTGGAGAAATCTAGAACACTGAAACCTTACTCTGCTTCAACTCTGCATATCGAAG GTCGGATGCTGGAAGCCCATGGACAGATGCAACAAGCATTGGCTACTTATGGCAATGCCCTCTCAGTGGAGCTCGACCATGTGCCTAGTAAGGTATCAATTGGTGCTTTGCTGTCCAAAAGAGGCTCAAAATCTTTGCCAGTTGCTCGAAGCTTTCTTTCAGATGCCCTAAGACTCGAACCTATGAATCGGCTGGCATGGTATTACTTGGGAGTGATTCACAGGGATGAAGGTAGGATGGTTGATGCGGCAGACTGCTTCCAGGCAGCATCACTGTTAGACGAATCAGATCCTATAGAGAGTTTCAGTTCTCTTTTATAA